The window AAGTAAGTGTCATGGCCGCCTCCGTTGCGACGAGGATCGTCGGGCTCTGCGAACGCCCGTTGGTCGCTCCTGCCATATCCCCGGTTCAAGAAGTCGTCGCGCAAAGAAGGATCATACGCCTTTTCCGAAAACTCCCTTTCTCCACGGGCATAATCGACGGCAAGCCTTGAGCCGGGCGCGAGCGCCCGGCCCAAAGTGTACGCGAAGTCATCAAGACCGCATCGAAGATGGCCCGCTTTGAGGGGGCGGCCCCCTTGGCGGGGCGTTGCACATGGCGTTACCAGCTAGCGCCCAGACCGCAGCCCTCGAACGGCTTTCGCCAGTTCGCCGCATCGATCGGCGGCAGCTGGTAGCTGTCTTTTCCGGCCGATATTGTCAGGGGCTCGCCCGACCCGAGCAGCGCATAGAGCCGCGCTCTGAGCGCAAGCCATTTTTTCCCGTACACTTGCGGATCCCGTTTGGCGTAGCCGAGATAGGTCTGCGAGAATTCGGTGGCGAAGTTCATCGGTACTGGCTCCTCGACCTCGATCGGTTCTACGAATTCGCCGTCAAATGTCATCTTGCTTTTCGCGTTCGCGATCGTGACGCGCGCCTTGCCTTCTTTCTTCGCGATTCCGGGATATTTGAGTTGCAGCACGAAGAAGCGGCCGCATCCGAGATAGAATGTCACCTTGTCCGCTTCCGAATAGGTCAGTACGTGGCCGTCATTGGGCATGACCTGATATTTCCAGCCGTCCGCGGCGAAGGCCGACCAAAGCCCGAGCCAGCCGATGGCGATCACGGCCGAGAGGAGATTTATGGGTGAACTGTATTTCATGCGGCCTAACCTTCATAGGCCCCGAAGGTGCAATCGATCACCATGTGAAGGTGCAACTGATCACCGTTGGAAAACCAGTCTTACAATGATGGTAATCCAAGCCCCGTGCGAGTGCGAACGCCATCGCGAGCACAACGACCGTGGCGAAAACCAAACTGCCGACGAGCAAAACACCTTGAGTTCGACGATTCACCGCCGGATTCCCATCTCTATGCCTGCGCGGCTGACTATGCACCTTTAGAGCCCTGGGCTCAGGTGCTCATCATAAGCTTAGTAACATTGGTCCTGTAATAGCGTGTCCTCACAAAACATGGGTGCAGCGGAACCTGGTTTCGGGAGGTGCGGCTTAAAAGCGTTGGCGTTGGTTGTTGCCATGGCGCTCATCGCAACGAGAGTGACGAGAGTGGCGGCAGACAATCTTGATTTCATTGGACTCTCCATTCCCTGGTTGGCGAAACGAGAATGGCTCGCTTTGGAGTTCGACGACGCCAGAGCGAAACCGGTTCGAGAGAGCCGTTGAAAATTAGTTCAGACCCGCTAGCACCCGCCATCGTGAACCGAACGGGGCCCCCAACGGACAAATACCCATGAATTGCAAAGCCGCCCTGCTGCTTTTTTCCTGCTCATTCATTTTCGGTTCATTGATTGCCGACAGCGGTGCGGCCAGTTCCGACGTAGAGGATGCGGTACTTTCGCTCAAGGCAGCTTTTGCAAAGCCAATTCCGCCCGAGGTATTTGGAAAGGGTGATCGCACTACCCGCCGTTCCACTGTCTTGAGTTTTATGGGTGATTCAAGGAATTTTGCCTATTCCGCGAAATCCACGTCCAGGACGTATTCGAAGGCGACCGGTTCGGAAACGACTTCACCCGTTGTCATCGTGAGAACCTCACAAGCCCTGTTTTCGGATTTGAAAGCGGTATCAAGAGAAAAATCGGAGTTTATGGGCAAGGCTGTAGGCCTTGACACGCTGACGATCCTTTGCAGTCCGGACAACGAGTGTTTCAAGAGCACAGGACCGGACGTCGTGATGGGTAGCGGTGGGCTCCACGGCGCTCAGCCAATCCAGTTCGCTGATCCGGAAGCTGCGGCGGAAGCGAAGCGTGCTATCGAAATATTGATTCAAGCCAATCGCAGGTAGTCACAGGGCCGTGGATTCCATGGGGTTCGAGTGTGCCCAAACCTACCGGAAGGGGCACGTTCACCCGCCCCATGGAATCTACAATCCGGGAAATCCCAGACTCACGCCATTGCGCGCTGCGGCAGTAGTTCCGCGATCTGGATGGCGTTCAGCGCGGCGCCCTTCAGGAGCTGGTCGGCGGAGACGAACATCGCGATCGAATGGCCGCTGGGATCGCTGAGGTCCTTGCGGATGCGGCCGACCAGAACGTCGTCCTGGCCTGACGCATCGATCGGCATCGGGAAGTAGTTCCTGACCCGATCGTCCACGAGTCTGACGCCTGGCGCATTGGTCAGGATCGCGCGCACCTCGCCTTCCGAAATCGGCCTCTCGCATTCGAAGGTGATTGCCGCGCAATGCACGCGCAACACCGGCACGCGCACGCAGGTCACGCCGACCGCAATCCTGTCATCTTCGAAGATCTTCCGGGTCTCCTGGATGACCTTGGTTTCCTCCTCGTTATAGCCAGTCGTCGGATCGATCGGGGTATTGTGGCTGAACAGGTTGAAGGCGTAAGGGTGCGGCATCACGTTGGGCGGATAGGCCTGCCCGTTGAGGCTGGCGCGGGTCGATTCAATGA is drawn from Bradyrhizobium lablabi and contains these coding sequences:
- a CDS encoding aspartate-semialdehyde dehydrogenase, coding for MKNDPVVAIAGVTGAVGAEFIATMDKRAFPVGKLKALASARSAGKTLDFRGRKVLIEELSENSFEGVDIALFSAGGGVSRRFSPIAVKAGAVVVDNSSAFRMDPNVPLVIPEINAGRIAEHKGIIAVPNCTAITALMALWPIHRRNRIKRVILSTYQSASGAGAAAMQELIESTRASLNGQAYPPNVMPHPYAFNLFSHNTPIDPTTGYNEEETKVIQETRKIFEDDRIAVGVTCVRVPVLRVHCAAITFECERPISEGEVRAILTNAPGVRLVDDRVRNYFPMPIDASGQDDVLVGRIRKDLSDPSGHSIAMFVSADQLLKGAALNAIQIAELLPQRAMA